In Bufo gargarizans isolate SCDJY-AF-19 chromosome 6, ASM1485885v1, whole genome shotgun sequence, a single genomic region encodes these proteins:
- the LOC122942094 gene encoding gastrula zinc finger protein XlCGF57.1-like, with amino-acid sequence MESGPRTQLVPPSLDSWPRFTKQRLQCEVQCKMEKSPCSVDIKNLDQMSGRILNLTMEIIGLLTGEEYTVVKKSSDILSNMTDIMDAPPSSHERDHDKKILDLTYKIIQLLTGEVPLKSGDIAVYFTTDEWEYYKKHEDFYNSPAIVSARTLRLQRRVALKPTTPTQPQPPMVKMRKKRKYVRRKAKASTSRRKLSEQDEDWQMQEEYASDANANLMMANSEDDDESFDSLFVVKCRECGKMCQNKAAYISHQKTHTRVFSCNICGRFFPHKLLLLQHQRAHIESKPYSCADCGKRFPRPVNLETHRRVHSGEKPFCCSECGKRFSCEANLLKHHRIHTGEKPFTCTECGKSFVKSSHLSRHKRIHTGEKPFLCTECGKSFTNKENLVTHKRFHTGEKPFPCRECGKSFKFKSHLMVHQRTHTGERPFSCAYCDRRFIERSHLVKHQRSHTGEKPYSCKHCGKSFARSSHCVNHEKTHAREKKFPCPDCGKCFGLKSQLKKHWKSH; translated from the exons ATGGAGTCGGGGCCGCGCACGCAGCTGGTCCCTCCTTCCCTGGACtcctggcccagatttactaaacaAAGGCTGCAGTGTGAGGTGCAG TGCAAGATGGAGAAGTCACCTTGTTCGgtggacataaagaacctggacCAAATGTCTGGAAGGATCCTAAACCTTACAATGGAGATAATCGGCCtcctgactggagag GAATATACCGTGGTAAAGAAATCTAGTGACATCTTGAGTAACATGACAGACATCATGGATGCTCCACCTTCTTCACATGAAAGAGACCATGACAAAAAGATCCTAGACCTCACATACAAGATAATtcagctgctgactggagag GTCCCTCTGAAGAGCGGAGATATAGCTGTGTACTTCACTACAGATGAGTGGGAATATTATAAAAAGCATGAAGATTTTTATAATAGCCCAGCAATAGTGTCGGCCAGAACCCTCCGATTACAGC gtcgaGTAGCTCTCAAGCCTACAACTCCTACTCAACCACAACCACCAATGGTGAAAATGAGAAAGAAGCGAAAATATGTAAGGAGAAAGGCCAAGGCCTCAACCTCCCGTAGAAAGTTGAGTGAACAAGATGAAGATTGGCAAATGCAGGAAGAGTATGCATCTGACGCTAATGCTAACCTCATGATGGCAAATAGTGAGGATGATGATGAAAGTTTTGACAGCTTATTTGTCGTTAAGTGTAGAGAGTGTGGTAAAATGTGCCAGAACAAAGCCGCCTACATATCCCACCAAAAGACCCACACCCGGGTTTTCAGTTGTAACATCTGTGGTAGATTTTTCCCTCACAAGCTACTTCTTCTTCAGCACCAAAGGGCCCACATAGAATCAAAACCATACTCGTGTGCCGATTGTGGAAAGCGCTTTCCCCGTCCTGTTAATCTGGAAACGCATCGGAGAGTACACAGTGGTGagaagccattctgttgttctgaatgtgggaaaagGTTTTCCTGTGAGGCAAACCTTCTCAAACACCATAGAatacacacaggagagaaaccattcaCATGTACCGAATGTGGAAAGTCCTTTGTTAAGAGCTCACATTTGTCCCGGCATAAGCGCATTCACACCGGGGAGAAACCCTTTCTATGCACTGAATGTGGGAAGAGCTTCACCAACAAAGAAAATTTGGTCACTCATAAAAggtttcacacaggagagaagcccttTCCGTGTAGGGAATGCGGCAAAAGCTTCAAATTTAAGTCCCACCTTATGGTACACCAGAGAACGCACACTGGAGAGAGGCCATTTTCATGTGCTTATTGTGATCGACGCTTCATTGAAAGGTCACATCTCGTCAAACACCAACGTTCCCACACTGGTGAAAAGCCGTATTCATGCAAGCACTGTGGAAAAAGTTTTGCTCGCAGCTCACATTGCGTAAACCATGAAAAGACACATGCTCGAGAGAAAAAATTTCCATGCCCTGATTGCGGTAAATGCTTTGGATTAAAGAGTCAGCTGAAGAAGCACTGGAAATCTCACTAA